ATGGTAGTAGTTTTACCCACTCCATTTACGCCCACAACCAATAAAACATAAGGTTTTTTAATCTCTTCAGGAAGAGAAAAATCTTTTAGATCGTCAGTATTGTTTTCAGAAAGCAGTCCGGCTATTTCTTCTCTTAGGATTTTATCGAGTTCGCTTGTTCCCAAATATTTTTCACGGGCCACTCGCTCTTCAATGCGGTCAATAATTTTTACCGTAGTATTGACCCCCAAATCAGAACTAATTAGAATCTCCTCTAATTCATCTAATACATCCTCATCAACTTGAGATTTACCAACTACAGTACGCCCAAGCTTGGTAAAGAAACTATCCTTGGTTTTTTCCAAGCCCTTGTCGAGCGACTCTTTTTTTTCTTTAGAGAAAATCTTGAAAATACTCATTCTAATATGGTTTAAAGGTAATGGTAATTAGAGGCTTACAATAATACGAAATATTAACACTAAAGTCATTAAGAAACGGATAATAGCAGAAGTGTACAAACAAAAAAAGTCCCAAAAGAGGGACTTAAATCAATTTAAACCTTAAAAACTACAATTATTTTTTAAGTGCCTCTTTGGCCATATCCAAAGGTACCATTTCTTCACGGAAAGAATAAACTCCGTTTTTTGACTTTACTGCTTTGATTATTTTAGCATAACCTTTAGCGTCTTTATCTTTTAAACTTGCTACAACTTTCTTAGCCATGATTACTTAATTTCTTTGTGAACAGTATATTTCTTCAAAATTGGATTATATTTTTTCAACTCCAATCTCTCTGTTGTGTTTTTTCTGTTTTTGGTCGTGATATAACGAGAAGTACCTGGAGCGCCAGTTTGTTTGTGCTCTGTACATTCTAAAATAACCTGAACTCTATTTCCTTTCTTAGCCATTGTGCTTTATATTTTTTAGCAATAGAAAATTATACTAATACATTACCGTTTTCACGTGCTTTCTTCAATACAGAAGTAAGACCATTTTTATTAATGGTTCTGATTGCGCTTGCAGATACTTTTAAAGTGATCCACTTGTCTTCCTCAGGAAGATAAAACCTTTTCTTTTGCAAATTTGGCAAAAATCTTCTTTTGGTTTTATTATTTGAGTGCGAAACATTGTTTCCCACTTGTGGTCTTTTTCCGGTAATTTGACAAACTCGTGCCATATCTATCTAAATTAATTTTGTTGTCGATTTCAAATTGGTCTGCAAATATCGGCAATATTTTGATAATCACAAACCTTAGCGGAAAAATACCGCCTTATTTTTTGGTTTTCCAAGGGATTGCCGTCCTGATTTGTTAGATTTACATTTCAAGAGTGTGCAATTTACTAATTTTTAAACTTTAAAGCTATGATTGAAGAAATCAAAAACAGTCAACAAGCCATTGACATGGAAAATAAGCATGGAGCTCATAATTACCATCCGCTGCCTGCCGTTTTGGCTAAAGGAGATGGAGTTTTCCTTTGGGATGTAGAAGGGAAAAAATATTATGACTTCTTATCTTCATACAGTGCGGTTAACCAAGGACACAGCCACCCAAGAATATTAGAAACCCTTAAAAAACAAGCTGAAACACTAACTCTAACATCAAGGGCTTTCTACAATAATATTCTAGGGCCATTTGAAAAATACATCACTGAATATTTTGGCTTCGATAAGGTATTACCCATGAATTCTGGTGCAGAGGCAGTGGAAACTGCTTTAAAAATTGCCAGAAAATGGGCGACTGAGAAAAATGGTGTTGCTCCAAATGCTGGTAAAGTAATAGTAGCAGAGCAAAATTTTCATGGCAGAACAACTACTATCATTTCCTTTTCGAGTGATGCTAATGCCAAAAAGAACTTTGGCCCTTACAATCCTGGTTTTATAAAAATTCCTTACAACGATACTGAGGCTTTAGACAAAATTTTAGAAGGAGAAGATGATGTGGTTGGATTCTTGGTGGAGCCAATTCAAGGAGAAGCAGGAGTTTACAGACCTGACAATGATTATTTAAGAAAGTGTAAGGAGATCTGTAAAAAACATAACGTACTGTTTATTGCTGATGAGATTCAGACAGGAATAGCTAGAACTGGAAGTTTATTAGCTGTTTGTGGTGATTGTACTTGTCAAGGCCATTGCGAAAAGCAATCTACTTATGTAGAGCCAGACATTCTAATCTTAGGTAAAGCTTTATCAGGAGGTTTTTATCCTGTTTCAGCTGTTTTAGCTAATGATCACATAATGGAGGTATTAACTCCCGGTACTCATGGTTCGACTTTTGGAGGAAACCCACTTGGCGCTGCCATTGCCTTAACCGCATTGGAAGTAGTGAAAGACGAGAAACTAGCTCAGAATGCAAGAAAATTAGGACAACTATTTAGAGATAGAATGCAGAAATTCGTGGATTCATCTGACATGGTCAACCTTGTGAGAGGAAAGGGACTTTTAAATGCTGTAGTTATCAATGATTCAGAGGACAGTTCCACGGCATGGGATATTTGCATGGCTCTAAAAGAAAATGGTTTATTAGCAAAACCGACTCATGGTAACATTATTCGATTTGCACCACCTTTGGTTATAACTGAGGAGCAATTGAATGAGTGCTGTGACATTATAGAAAAAACGATTACGGACTTTAAGAAAAAGTAATTCTTGAAAACCTAAAAGCCTGGATGTTAATTCAGGCTTTTTTTGTGAATTTATCTCGATCTGAAATAAGATAAAAATAACTGTCTCTGCTGAAATTTAGCTTTGGTTTAAATTTTTGCAGGATCATCTTTCTCGAACATAATGAAGCTGACTAACTTGATTTAAATATATTTTTGATTCAACAAGGTTAAATTTCAGCTCCTTTGGCAGATCAGTAAATAATGGCGAGCCCCCACCTAATAAAACGGGGATTGTAGTTATTATCATTTCATCAATCAAGTCTTCTCTTAGGAAATTTCTGATTGTAGTTCCTCCATCTATATAAAGATTATTATGCCCTCTTTGATAAATTTGAGCTAGAATTTCCGACAACTCTCCTTTCAACAAAAAAGCTCGTTTGCTATGAGATTCTGGTATTTCATACAACTTTTCGCTCAAAACATAAACAGGCTTTGTATATGGCCAATCAACATCAAATCCTAGTACTGTTTCAAAAGTTTTCCGTCCCATGACAACAGCATCAATTTCCTTGTTGAATTTTGTATAACCCATGTCTGAATTATCAGGATTTGGTATTTCATGCAACCAATCAATGTCCCCATTTTTATCTGCAATATATCCGTCTAAACTTGTTGCAATGAAAACGCAGTTTTTTCTGTTCATCAACTTTGCTTTTTGAATAATTAAAACCTATTAGTCAATCTAAAACATCATTAGAAGCATTCCTAGAAGTCTAAACCAAGAACTCCTTAAGATCGCTTAGTTTGATATTACCTTCATAATAAGCTTTACCAAAAATTACCGCAAAAACACCCATGTCATTTAACTTTCGAATATCATCAATATTACGTACTCCTCCACTGGCTAAAACACAGATGTCTGGAAATTCGTCTAAGATGCTTTGATACAAATCAAATGCAGGTCCTGCTAAAGAACCCTCTTTGCTAATGTCAGTAGTTTTTACATATTTCAATCCTCTATCATAGAAATACCTGATATGCTCAACAATATCAATATCAGTATTTTGCATCCATCCTTTGTATGCTATTTTTCCATTTAAAGCATCTGCTCCTAAAGTGATCTTTTCACGACCGTAGGATACGATCCAAGAGGCAAACAGCTCCTTTCTTTCAACAGCTATACTTGCTGCGGTAATATAATCGGCACCATATTCATAGGCTTTACTAATATCACCATCTGTATTAATACCGCCCGTAAAATCAAGCTCTAAATCTGTATACCCATGAATAGCTTCTAAGATATGATAATTGACTGGTGACCCACGGTGAGCGCCATCTAAATCTACGATGTGAACCACCTTGATTCCATTATCTTCCAACTTCCTTGCCACATCGATAGGCGAATCATCATACACTTTTGCTCCAGCAATATTGGCGCCCTCAACCCTAATAATTTTACCGTCTCGGATGGCGATGGATGGAATAATTTGAATCATAGTTATAATGGTTTAAGAGTATGATATTATAAAATGTTGGCGATTTTTCAAGCCTATGCCCTGTTAATATTGCTTTAAGCTTTAAAGGGCTTTGAAATTACAGCTTAAAACGGAATTTACAAAAGAATCAGGTACAGAAATATTCAATCGTATTATTTTAAAATCTTACAATAGCATCTTTAAAAGCTAATTTTTTCATAATTTCTCTTTAATTTTGATTAGCTTATGAACCATTACGAAAAACAAATACATCATAGATTAAGCCGCTTTGTCCCTGATAATTCCGTTGATCTGGCCTTCAATCTTTGGAAAGAAAAACCATTTCGATTCGTGGTTGTGAAAGCCAGACATTCTAAACTTGGTGATTTCAGAAAAAAACCAAATGAAGATTCGGCCATCATCACTGTCAATGAAAACTTAAATCCGTACTCTTTTCTGATCACATATGTTCATGAAGTGGCACATCATTGGGTCTATGAAAAATTTAAAGGAAGAGTTTCGCCTCATGGTAATGAATGGAAAAATGCCTTTAAAGATTTGATGTTGCCTTTTCAGATTCCCGAAATTTTTCCTGAGCCTGTATTGAAAGCTTTGAATGTTTATATGCTTAACCCTAAAGCAGCTTCACTTTCTGATATTCGTTTGGCTAAAGCTTTAAAAACTTTTGACCCTGTGAATCCTGACGAAATGAGCCTTTTAGAGCTTAAACTTGGACAAAAATTCACGCTTGAAAACCGCCTCTTTGAAAAACATGAAACTCGAAGGACGCGGGTGAGATGTAAAGAGGTGAAGTCAGGAAAATACTATTTGGTGCATAAAATGGCCATGATTATTCCAGAATAGAAATTCAAAAGTCCAGTCTTCGCATCACATGCTCTTCCACTCTTTCACAAAATACTTGTGGTTTTAGCGTTCTCCAGTTCAAATGCTCAAACTGGCCACCGCAATTGATGTAGGTATCCACATTAAATTGTTCCCATTCTTCTAAAACAAAATCACGGAAATTAACTCCCACGATCCAGCCATCCTCCACTTCGTCAAACCATTCTTCATAATATTCATCATCCGACCCATGAAAATTGAGGATATTTTCACCAATCAGAATGAATTTATTAATCCCCTGTAAAATCATATGCTCGATAATATTTCTCTTTAAATGCATAATATCATTATGCAAAGTATCATTCCATTCGCCTATCATTTCTATTACCGCTATTCCAACCTCATAATTTGCATACAGGATTTTGATGTAAAGCGTCTCTGAACCGATAGCATCCCATGCTGGATCAATATAATATCCATAGATCGTATCTGTAAAAAGTTCATAATTGTATTCTTTCTCATAGAATGGGGATAGTTCATCCTCTGAGGAGTCATAATATTTTAGCCAGTTATAGTAAGGCTCAATATGGTGCATGCTACAGTTTTAAATAGTTTCGATAAGTTTTATTAATGCGATAAGAAGATAAATAGTTTTTCAAATCAAGGTTTTCTTCTATTTCCAAATCAGAATTCATTTAAACACTTTTTTAGGTATGCATTAACTTTCTCGTTATGATGTTTTTTTTTAATTCTTCACTTAATAGTTCCCTGTTCGTTGCCATCGATTGCAAATCAAATAAATCCCATCAAAAACAATACACAAAGTTAGAAGATTTTGCATTCTGGAAAATTTATCCACTATCCATAAGATTTTGTATATTGATGGAAATTTTTTGACATGAAAAAACTGATCTACTTTTTACCTATTCTTTTGTTAATAAGCTGTGATTTCGAACCGGAAGTGGCAGACAGAAGCAACGCTCAATGGCAAAACATTGAAAAAGATTTACAAACGGCCTTAATTATGGCTAATGACAGTGATACAATAGACATTCCCGAAGGCTACTTTAAATTTACCAAAAGCTTATTGTTGGATGACAAATCAAATATCGTTTTCAAGGGGACTGGGATTGATAAAACTGTCTTATCCTTTAAAAATCAAGAGGAAGGAGCAGAAGGTATAAAGATTGCGGATTGTAAAAATATTTCATTGGTTGATTTCACTATAGAAGACGCTTCCGGGGATAATATAAAAATAACCGATACGGACGGTGTCACTTTAAGAAGAGTGAAAGCACAATGGACTGGAAAAGTAAGTGAAAAAAATGGGGCTTATGCAATTTATCCTGTGCTTTGCAAAAACGTTTTGATTGAAAACTGCATTGCCATCGGTTCTTCAGATGCAGGCATTTATGTGGGTCAGTCTGATTCCGTGATTATTCGAAATAACGAAGCCTATCAAAATGTAGCTGGCATAGAAAGTGAGAACTCTAATTTTGTAGAGATATATGAGAATATCGCTATTAATAACACTGGTGGAATATTAGTCTTTGATTTACCTGGATTAACCCAGTATGGAGAAGACATAAAGGTTTATAAAAATGTAGTAAAAGAAAACAACCACCGCAACTTCGCACCTGAAGGAAATATTGTGGGTGTAGTACCTCCTGGCACAGGCATAATGGTGCTGGCCACCCGAAATGTAGATATTTACGGAAATGATATTATCGACAATCGTTCTGTTGGAGTGGCAGTAGTTAGCTATGAACTAGTTGCTGCAATCAGTGAAGAAGAAACCGAAGAAGCCGATGCAGAGCAAGCTGGTTCTGCTCAAAGAGTCAATAACAATTATGAATTAGATGAAAATTACAACCCTTTCCCGTGGGGAGTAAAAATTAGGCAAAATAATATCCGTAATGATAAATGGTTTGCCACTTTCCAGCATGATTTTGGTAAGTTATTTAATTTTAAATTCCCTTTTAATCCGCCCGATATCGTATTTGATGGATTTATGGCAGAAGGAAAAACTGCTAAAGATATATTATGCATTGACCAAAAAGATGTGCATTTTGTCAATTTGGATGCTCCAAATGATTTGGAAAATATGAATACAGACTTAGATGAATTTGCTTGTGATTAAAATGAAAAACGCTCTCTATATTATAATAGGTATATTCTTTCTGCTTTCCTGCAGTACTAAAGAAAGGCAAAAACAAGAAACTCAACAAAGCTCTCCGTCCTCTTTTAGCTTTACTTCCAATAGAGAATTAGGGAAAGAAAAACTCTCTGATTATAATTTTTTCAAAGGAGATCTAGCTGATTTATCCCCTCATGAAAATGTACATCCCTATCAACTTAACTCAGCACTCTTTTCCGATTATGCTCACAAAGCTCGTTTTTTTCAAATCCCAAAAGGTGAAAGCGCAGAATACCATCCAACTGAAGTAATGGAATTCCCTGTTGGCAGTATTTTAATTAAGAATTTCTATTACCCAAACGATTTTTCGAAGCCTGACGGCAATAAAAGAATTTTAGAGACCAGATTACTCATTCATGAGGAAAAAGGCTGGAAAGCTTTGCCCTACGTTTGGAACGATGAGCAAACCGATGCTTTTCTGGAAGTAGCTGGAGCTACCAAAAGCGTAAGTTGGAGAGATAATGATGGCAATACTCAAAAAATCAATTACAGCATTCCTAATATGAACCAATGCAGAAGTTGCCATTTAAAAGATGGTAAAATCATGCCCATTGGACCATCAGCCCGGCAGCTCAATGGAGATTTCGACTATGCAGAAAAAGGACAAATGAATCAATTGAAATATTGGCATGCTCATGGATTATTATCGAATTTACCCACGGGAAAATTACCAAAATTAGTCAATTATGAAAATGAATCTGACCCTTTAGCCGATAGGGCCAGAGCCTATTTGGAAATTAATTGCGGGCATTGTCACCGACCGGAAGGTCCTGCCAAAAATTCAGCTTTGCACTTAATGGCCTCAGTTGATAATCCTGCTGCTTGGGGAGTGGGCAAAACGCCAATTGCCGCAGGCAAAGGCTCTGGTGGATTGAAATATGATATTGTAAAAGGAAATGCTGACCAATCGATTCTTACCTACCGCATGGAATCAAGCGACCCAGGAACTATGATGCCTGAATTAGGTAGGAAAATGGTTCATAAAGAGGGCTTGGCTTTGGTGAGGCAATGGATTAATGAGATGGAATAAATAAGTGTTTATGTTTTGATGTGTTGATGATAATAGGCTAGTAGGTTCACATTACGGATTAAAAACCGGATTAACTTAAACCAACACTTATTATTTAGATTTTTGGGTGAATAGCAATATTAGCACAGAGATTATTAACAATACATTGGAAATCGGTAAAGCCAGATTGAACATATCGATATCAGAATAATCTAGATTCACTGACAAATTAAGAATTAACAGGACTATTGATATCAAAATTAGAGATAGAGCAATCTTTTGCTGGTTATTTAGTGGTGTCATGCGCAATGGCTTAAAAAGGAAAGCACAGAAACTTAAATAAACTTCTGTGCTTTCCTTATAAAATAATATCTAAAATAATCTACTGCAATTATTACTCTACAGTCACTGATTTAGCTAGGTTCCTTGGCTGATCAACATTACATCCTCTCATAACTGCAATATGGTAAGAAAGTAATTGTAACGGAATTGTAGAAACCATAGGCATTAATACCTCATGGGTTCCCGGTACTTCGATAGTGTGATCCACCATACCAGGAATTAAAGAGTCACCTTCAGAAACAACAGCTATAACTTTTCCTTTTCTGGCTTTTACTTCTTGAATATTGGATACAATTTTATCGTATGAACTATCTCTAGTTGCAATAACAACAACTGGCATTTCTTCATCAATCAAAGCAATAGGCCCATGCTTCATTTCTGCAGCTGGGTATCCCTCTGCATGAATGTATGAAATCTCTTTCAG
This is a stretch of genomic DNA from Marivirga harenae. It encodes these proteins:
- the rpmB gene encoding 50S ribosomal protein L28, with the translated sequence MARVCQITGKRPQVGNNVSHSNNKTKRRFLPNLQKKRFYLPEEDKWITLKVSASAIRTINKNGLTSVLKKARENGNVLV
- a CDS encoding DUF4295 domain-containing protein, which codes for MAKKVVASLKDKDAKGYAKIIKAVKSKNGVYSFREEMVPLDMAKEALKK
- a CDS encoding 1-(5-phosphoribosyl)-5-[(5-phosphoribosylamino)methylideneamino] imidazole-4-carboxamide isomerase → MIQIIPSIAIRDGKIIRVEGANIAGAKVYDDSPIDVARKLEDNGIKVVHIVDLDGAHRGSPVNYHILEAIHGYTDLELDFTGGINTDGDISKAYEYGADYITAASIAVERKELFASWIVSYGREKITLGADALNGKIAYKGWMQNTDIDIVEHIRYFYDRGLKYVKTTDISKEGSLAGPAFDLYQSILDEFPDICVLASGGVRNIDDIRKLNDMGVFAVIFGKAYYEGNIKLSDLKEFLV
- a CDS encoding dihydrofolate reductase family protein — translated: MNRKNCVFIATSLDGYIADKNGDIDWLHEIPNPDNSDMGYTKFNKEIDAVVMGRKTFETVLGFDVDWPYTKPVYVLSEKLYEIPESHSKRAFLLKGELSEILAQIYQRGHNNLYIDGGTTIRNFLREDLIDEMIITTIPVLLGGGSPLFTDLPKELKFNLVESKIYLNQVSQLHYVRER
- a CDS encoding transcription elongation protein SprT, which gives rise to MNHYEKQIHHRLSRFVPDNSVDLAFNLWKEKPFRFVVVKARHSKLGDFRKKPNEDSAIITVNENLNPYSFLITYVHEVAHHWVYEKFKGRVSPHGNEWKNAFKDLMLPFQIPEIFPEPVLKALNVYMLNPKAASLSDIRLAKALKTFDPVNPDEMSLLELKLGQKFTLENRLFEKHETRRTRVRCKEVKSGKYYLVHKMAMIIPE
- the rpmG gene encoding 50S ribosomal protein L33 gives rise to the protein MAKKGNRVQVILECTEHKQTGAPGTSRYITTKNRKNTTERLELKKYNPILKKYTVHKEIK
- a CDS encoding parallel beta-helix domain-containing protein → MKKLIYFLPILLLISCDFEPEVADRSNAQWQNIEKDLQTALIMANDSDTIDIPEGYFKFTKSLLLDDKSNIVFKGTGIDKTVLSFKNQEEGAEGIKIADCKNISLVDFTIEDASGDNIKITDTDGVTLRRVKAQWTGKVSEKNGAYAIYPVLCKNVLIENCIAIGSSDAGIYVGQSDSVIIRNNEAYQNVAGIESENSNFVEIYENIAINNTGGILVFDLPGLTQYGEDIKVYKNVVKENNHRNFAPEGNIVGVVPPGTGIMVLATRNVDIYGNDIIDNRSVGVAVVSYELVAAISEEETEEADAEQAGSAQRVNNNYELDENYNPFPWGVKIRQNNIRNDKWFATFQHDFGKLFNFKFPFNPPDIVFDGFMAEGKTAKDILCIDQKDVHFVNLDAPNDLENMNTDLDEFACD
- the rocD gene encoding ornithine--oxo-acid transaminase, whose translation is MIEEIKNSQQAIDMENKHGAHNYHPLPAVLAKGDGVFLWDVEGKKYYDFLSSYSAVNQGHSHPRILETLKKQAETLTLTSRAFYNNILGPFEKYITEYFGFDKVLPMNSGAEAVETALKIARKWATEKNGVAPNAGKVIVAEQNFHGRTTTIISFSSDANAKKNFGPYNPGFIKIPYNDTEALDKILEGEDDVVGFLVEPIQGEAGVYRPDNDYLRKCKEICKKHNVLFIADEIQTGIARTGSLLAVCGDCTCQGHCEKQSTYVEPDILILGKALSGGFYPVSAVLANDHIMEVLTPGTHGSTFGGNPLGAAIALTALEVVKDEKLAQNARKLGQLFRDRMQKFVDSSDMVNLVRGKGLLNAVVINDSEDSSTAWDICMALKENGLLAKPTHGNIIRFAPPLVITEEQLNECCDIIEKTITDFKKK
- a CDS encoding SO2930 family diheme c-type cytochrome: MKNALYIIIGIFFLLSCSTKERQKQETQQSSPSSFSFTSNRELGKEKLSDYNFFKGDLADLSPHENVHPYQLNSALFSDYAHKARFFQIPKGESAEYHPTEVMEFPVGSILIKNFYYPNDFSKPDGNKRILETRLLIHEEKGWKALPYVWNDEQTDAFLEVAGATKSVSWRDNDGNTQKINYSIPNMNQCRSCHLKDGKIMPIGPSARQLNGDFDYAEKGQMNQLKYWHAHGLLSNLPTGKLPKLVNYENESDPLADRARAYLEINCGHCHRPEGPAKNSALHLMASVDNPAAWGVGKTPIAAGKGSGGLKYDIVKGNADQSILTYRMESSDPGTMMPELGRKMVHKEGLALVRQWINEME